A window of Psychromonas sp. CNPT3 contains these coding sequences:
- a CDS encoding LysR family transcriptional regulator, giving the protein MHTTGNQSVGKSNLELPFDIKNLAWSERLSMKMLRYFYVASHSQNLTQAAERLHISKSPLSAQMRELEAILNVVLFNRQQRSLQLTAAGILLRDECAHIFTVIEGSVNKVCQFDREQQEHLRFGIISSIYWAGFSSACQQLKKQYPKFQFEFIELSPMAQKEALVNNDIDIGIVRYADTLNIKPLVAATLYTESMCVALSKKHKFSARKRLCLSELSDEKFVMMKQKNSASSQLIVQHCIKEGFITQIAQEVIEPMTLMNVLEDQEYISIVPQSFAKQSWNNMCFVALKQPIVADICAIYCAQTISTQKQMFIESLRVLMSTSQRN; this is encoded by the coding sequence AAAAATCTTGCTTGGAGTGAACGTTTAAGTATGAAAATGCTGAGGTATTTTTATGTGGCGAGTCATAGTCAAAATTTAACGCAAGCCGCGGAGCGTTTACATATATCAAAGTCTCCCTTAAGTGCTCAGATGCGCGAACTCGAAGCGATCCTAAATGTCGTATTATTTAACCGTCAGCAGCGCAGTCTGCAACTTACCGCTGCCGGAATATTATTGCGAGACGAATGTGCTCATATTTTTACAGTCATTGAAGGTTCCGTTAATAAAGTGTGTCAATTTGATAGGGAGCAACAAGAACATTTACGTTTTGGAATTATAAGCTCTATTTATTGGGCGGGATTTAGCTCTGCTTGTCAGCAACTTAAGAAGCAATATCCGAAATTTCAGTTTGAATTTATTGAGTTATCGCCCATGGCACAAAAAGAGGCGTTAGTTAATAATGATATCGATATTGGTATCGTACGTTATGCCGATACGCTTAATATTAAACCCTTAGTGGCAGCTACACTCTATACTGAGTCAATGTGCGTCGCCCTTTCAAAGAAGCATAAGTTTAGCGCTAGAAAAAGGCTTTGTTTATCCGAATTAAGTGATGAAAAGTTTGTGATGATGAAGCAAAAAAACTCGGCATCTTCGCAATTAATAGTGCAACATTGTATAAAAGAAGGCTTTATAACGCAGATAGCTCAAGAGGTCATTGAGCCGATGACATTAATGAATGTGCTTGAAGATCAGGAGTATATTTCTATTGTGCCACAGAGTTTTGCAAAGCAAAGTTGGAATAACATGTGTTTTGTAGCACTTAAACAGCCAATTGTTGCGGATATTTGTGCTATTTACTGTGCGCAGACGATCTCGACGCAAAAGCAGATGTTCATTGAGTCTTTACGTGTTTTGATGAGTACATCCCAAAGGAACTAA